In Apium graveolens cultivar Ventura chromosome 10, ASM990537v1, whole genome shotgun sequence, the following are encoded in one genomic region:
- the LOC141691630 gene encoding uncharacterized protein LOC141691630 yields the protein MDRSWLKADRRTKEFKKGVEDLLIFAFENGYNAEKISCPCVNCAHSKSWRAQIVKNHLFQNGIDQTYTRWIWHGENNSVESSNETDTSESINQGTSRMGERDEDDDDDMSSDESSDETDTSDFINHVKGEHQPLYPGCGRYTKMKALVQLYNLKVKHGMGYEKIHAYPNNCLLYRGDLDEEQTTCRVCKASRWKLNKKGDELEGVPAKVLWYFPLIPRLRNLFNTPHIVKDMTWHDTERQKDGKMRHPADSITWKDVDQKWPDFASETRNLRLALSSDGFNPFHGNRTDYSSWPILLSIYNLPPWLCMKRRYIMLCLLISGPTEPVNDIDVFLQPLIEDLQELWHGKQMYDTYKKESFMLRGILLWTISDYPALGNLSGNVIKGYNACTICIDEMKATRLVNYRKTVIMRHRRWLPRNHPYRRQKSAFDNTVEKGVAPVPLTGEEVFQRVQHLRAHVFGKKQRQPRWKKGEPRPVWKKVSIFFQLEYWEFLPVRHVLDVMHIEKNICEALVGTLLNFPGKTKDRESVRLDMAEMGIRTELRPKTPGKKEKLPLASWNLTHAEKKTVCSSFLKMKLADGFCSNIKNLVNMENLRLVGMKSHDCHTILHHLLPISIRSVLQKQVRCTIIRFCLFFKAICSKVINVDKLEKMQSELVETLCQLEKHFPPSFFDVMIHLSVHLVREVKLCGPIFLRWMYPFERYLKAFKGYVRNPAHPEGCIAEAYVAEEAVECLVNFEKSTVRVSQNAKYEQNARPLSGATLIKPSDEDLHLAHLCFLQNTTNIRPYFDEHMASLMTRYGQHENDEVWLKNKQNAEFHKWFRKKIQSELLDDHNNIPEEIRWIAEGPNKNVPTFSGYRINGVTFSTKERDDTRQVQCSGVCVVADTMLVQGKEKNIEHTSQTYYGVITSIWELDYNKFRVPIFRCNWVDMNQGVKVDDLGYTIVNLNKLGFVNDPFVLGKHVKQVCYIDDPLEKHWYVVLKLPEKNCYEQCDDKNDGSVEIELENELHLPMFPNVDELDEEKASYMRDEDEWIQLP from the exons ATGGATAGGTCATGGTTAAAAGCGGATAGAAGAACGAAAGAGTTCAAAAAAGGAGTGGAAGATTTGTTAATATTTGCATTTGAGAATGGTTATAATGCAGAAAAAATCAGTTGTCCATGTGTAAACTGCGCACATAGTAAATCATGGAGAGCGCAGATAGTTAAAAACCATCTTTTTCAAAATGGTATTGATCAAACTTATACACGTTGGATATGGCACGGGGAGAATAATTCTGTAGAAAGTTCTAATGAAACCGACACTTCGGAATCTATCAATCAAGGCACCTCAAGAATGGGTGAACGTGACGAGGACGACGACGATGATATGtcttctgatgaaagttctgacgAAACCGACACTTCTGATTTCATTAACCATGTTAAAGGTGAACATCAACCTCTTTATCCTGGATGTGGGAGGTACACTAAGATGAAAGCTCTGGTCCAGTTATACAACTTGAAAGTGAAGCATG GAATGGGGTATGAAAAGATACACGCATATCCGAATAATTGTCTCTTATACCGTGGTGATTTAGATGAAGAACAAACTACTTGTCGCGTATGTAAGGCCTCTAGATGGAAATTGAACAAAAAAGGAGATGAACTTGAAGGGGTCCCTGCTAAAGTTCTATGGTATTTCCCGCTGATACCAAGATTACGAAATTTATTCAATACACCTCACATTGTAAAGGACATGACGTGGCATGACACCGAGCGACAAAAGGATGGTAAAATGAGGCATCCGGCTGATTCAATAACATGGAAGGATGTCGACCAAAAATGGCCTGATTTTGCATCAGAGACTAGGAACCTTCGATTAGCTTTATCTTCCGATGGTTTCAATCCTTTTCATGGAAACCGTACTGATTACTCAAGCTGGCCTATTTTGCTATCAATTTATAACCTTCCTCCATGGCTTTGTATGAAGAGAAGGTATATTATGCTCTGCTTGTTAATATCTGGACCGACTGAGCCTGTAAATGATATCGACGTGTTCCTTCAACCACTAATAGAAGATCTGCAAGAGTTGTGGCATGGGAAACAAATGTACGACACTTATAAGAAAGAGTCTTTCATGCTTAGGGGCATTTTATTATGGACAATAAGTGATTATCCTGCCTTAGGGAACTTGTCAGGAAATGTTATTAAAGGGTATAATGCGTGTACTATTTGTATTGATGAAATGAAAGCTACTAGGTTGGTTAATTACCGTAAGACGGTGATTATGAGGCATCGAAGATGGTTGCCCCGTAATCATCCTTATAGAAGGCAGAAATCAGCTTTTGATAACACTGTGGAGAAGGGGGTCGCCCCTGTTCCATTAACCGGAGAAGAGGTTTTTCAAAGAGTACAGCATTTAAGGGCCCATGTATTTGGAAAAAAACAACGGCAACCACGATGGAAGAAAGGTGAACCTAGACCTGTTTGGAAAAAGGTTTCAATATTCTTCCAACTTGAGTATTGGGAATTTTTGCCAGTTAGGCATGTTCTCGATGTGATGCACATCGAGAAAAATATATGCGAAGCCCTTGTTGGAACTTTACTAAATTTTCCGGGGAAGACAAAAGATAGGGAATCTGTTCGTCTTGATATGGCTGAAATGGGAATAAGAACGGAGCTGAGACCTAAGACTCCtggaaagaaagaaaagttaCCGTTGGCATCATGGAACTTAACGCATGCAGAAAAAAAAACAGTTTGCTCATCATTTCTTAAAATGAAGTTGGCAGATGGATTTTGTTCAAATATTAAGAATCTTGTAAACATGGAAAATCTTCGGCTTGTTGGAATGAAATCTCATGATTGTCACAcgatattgcatcatttgcttcCAATCTCAATTCGATCAGTATTACAAAAACAAGTCAGGTGCACAATTATTAGGTTTTGCCTTTTCTTCAAGGCAATTTGCAGTAAAGTGATCAATGTAGACAAGTTGGAAAAAATGCAGAGTGAGTTAGTGGAAACATTGTGCCAGCTTGAAAAGCACTTTCCCCCTTCGTTCTTTGATGTGATGATCCATCTCTCAGTTCATCTCGTGAGAGAGGTTAAACTTTGTGGGCCAATATTCCTTCGTTGGATGTATCCCTTCGAGAGATATCTAAAAGCGTTTAAAGGATATGTACGGAACCCGGCTCATCCCGAAGGGTGTATTGCTGAGGCATACGTTGCCGAAGAGGCGGTGGAGTGTTTGgtgaattttgaaaaatctacCGTACGAGTGTCTCAAAATGCAAAGTATGAGCAGAATGCAAGACCTCTATCTGGTGCGACATTGATAAAGCCGAGCGATGAGGACTTGCATCTAGCACATTTGTGTTTTCTCCAAAATACAACTAACATTAGACCATATTTTGA CGAGCATATGGCATCTTTGATGACAAGATACGGACAACATGAAAATGATGAAGTCTGGCTTAAAAACAAGCAAAATGCAGAATTTCATAAATGGTTCAGGAAAAAG ATTCAATCAGAATTGTTGGATGACCATAACAACATACCTGAGGAGATAAGGTGGATTGCTGAAGGGCCCAACAAGAATGTCCCTACATTTAGCGGATATAGAATTAATGGTGTTACGTTTAGCACCAAGGAGCGTGATGACACTCGACAAGTTCAGTGTAGTGGTGTCTGTGTCGTTGCAGATACAATGCTTGTACAGGGTAAGGAGAAGAATATTGAACATACTTCACAGACCTACTATGGAGTTATAACAAGTATATGGGAGTTGGACTATAACAAATTTAGAGTCCCAATATTTCGTTGTAATTGGGTAGATATGAACCAGGGGGTTAAGGTAGATGACTTGGGATATACAATTGTTAATTTGAACAAATTAGGTTTTGTAAATGATCCGTTCGTGCTAGGGAAACATGTTAAGCAGGTTTGTTACATTGATGATCCTCTTGAAAAACATTGGTATGTCGTGTTGAAATTACCGGAAAAGAACTGTTATGAACAATGTGACGATAAAAATGATGGATCAGTAGAAATAGAACTTGAGAATGAGCTGCACTTGCCAATGTTTCCCAATGTTGACGAACTTGATGAGGAAAAAGCTAGTTATATGCGGGACGAAGATGAATGGATTCAACTCCCATGA